One region of Terricaulis silvestris genomic DNA includes:
- a CDS encoding MAPEG family protein: MNTLRRNQVLGMLGAAPAVAIAIVVWLYAPQIFAHVPLPADDPGSRLAFAAQWLIIPGLTLLAGIFGASRRGFYADAIEGTRTPKSQSLEINLRYNQNTTEQTLLAAIAWMALARMLPHEQLALIPALAVLFAIGRITFWIGYALHPMGRTFGISLTVFPTIIAYAVLIWDFIQ, encoded by the coding sequence ATGAACACGCTGCGTCGCAACCAAGTCCTAGGGATGCTAGGCGCTGCGCCGGCGGTAGCGATCGCAATCGTGGTTTGGCTCTATGCGCCGCAAATCTTCGCGCACGTTCCGCTCCCCGCCGACGACCCAGGCAGCCGGTTGGCGTTCGCGGCGCAATGGCTCATCATACCGGGGCTCACGTTGCTTGCCGGAATCTTCGGCGCCTCGCGTCGCGGGTTCTATGCCGATGCAATCGAAGGCACGCGCACGCCGAAGAGCCAGAGTCTGGAGATCAATCTCCGCTACAACCAGAACACCACCGAGCAGACGCTGCTCGCGGCAATTGCCTGGATGGCCCTTGCGCGCATGCTTCCGCACGAACAGCTCGCCCTCATTCCAGCGCTGGCGGTGTTGTTCGCCATTGGCCGCATCACGTTCTGGATCGGCTACGCGCTGCATCCGATGGGGCGCACGTTCGGCATCAGCCTGACCGTCTTCCCCACGATCATCGCCTATGCCGTCCTGATCTGGGATTTCATCCAGTAG
- the rpsU gene encoding 30S ribosomal protein S21 has translation MVQIFVRDNNVDQALKALKKKMQREGTFREMKRRNHYEKPSEKRARERAEAVRRARKLARKRAQREGLLPKPPPRPGR, from the coding sequence CTGGTACAGATTTTCGTCCGCGATAACAACGTCGACCAGGCGTTGAAGGCGCTCAAAAAGAAGATGCAGCGGGAAGGCACTTTCCGCGAAATGAAGCGCCGCAACCATTACGAGAAGCCGTCGGAAAAGCGTGCGCGTGAACGCGCGGAAGCCGTCCGCCGCGCCCGTAAGCTGGCCCGCAAACGCGCGCAACGCGAAGGCCTGCTGCCGAAGCCGCCGCCACGTCCGGGCCGGTAA
- a CDS encoding COQ9 family protein: protein MADIPSARFRARILEAFTAHAARLGWTAAAFKAACEEVQLSEGEAALACPHGAADLFDAFADRADEAMLAALDDLDLPAMRYSQRVKACVQLRLEAQAPYKDAARAMTRALTRPDRAPIAARLLWRTADRIWRALGDTSTDENFYSKRAILSGVLASTYARWFSDDTADHEATWTFLDARIANVMQFEKFKARLKPISEGVQTAVGVAARFRYGR, encoded by the coding sequence ATGGCCGACATCCCCTCCGCCCGGTTCCGCGCCCGGATTTTAGAGGCTTTTACCGCCCACGCCGCCCGCCTGGGCTGGACCGCCGCCGCCTTTAAGGCCGCCTGTGAAGAAGTCCAATTGAGCGAAGGCGAGGCCGCCTTGGCCTGCCCGCACGGGGCGGCCGACCTGTTCGACGCCTTCGCCGACCGCGCCGACGAAGCCATGCTGGCAGCCCTCGACGATCTCGATCTCCCGGCCATGCGCTATAGCCAGCGCGTCAAAGCCTGCGTCCAGCTCCGCCTCGAAGCGCAAGCGCCCTACAAGGACGCCGCCCGCGCCATGACCCGCGCGCTCACCCGCCCAGACCGCGCTCCTATCGCCGCCCGCCTGCTCTGGCGCACCGCTGACCGCATCTGGCGCGCGCTGGGCGACACCTCGACGGACGAAAACTTCTACTCCAAGCGCGCCATCCTCTCCGGCGTGCTTGCCAGCACCTACGCGCGCTGGTTTTCCGACGACACCGCCGACCACGAAGCCACCTGGACCTTCCTCGACGCCCGCATCGCCAACGTCATGCAGTTCGAGAAGTTCAAAGCGCGGCTCAAACCCATTTCGGAAGGCGTTCAAACCGCCGTCGGCGTCGCCGCGCGCTTCCGTTACGGCCGCTAA
- a CDS encoding 5-(carboxyamino)imidazole ribonucleotide synthase, translating into MTPLKPGSTIGILGGGQLGRMLSIAAAQLGFDVCIFTDEPDSPASRVSAKTILGNYLDHAALVDFARRVSVVTTEFENVPAETAEALTTAGARVAPSPRALAVAQDRFDEKSFFAAMGIATPAFAAVSSQAELDAALAQIGAPAILKTRRLGYDGRGQIRIRSAADAPGAYEKLGAPGILEGFCAFEREVSIIAVRGWDGAVAFYDLCENEHAGGILSRTTLPARVSDAVVSAARDAATKVLEAFDYVGVLTIEFFVMADGSMVANEMAPRVHNSGHWTIEGALTSQFEQHVRAVAGWSLGPTTRVAAIEMLNLIGDDANAWAALAADPDARVHLYGKRNARAGRKMGHVTKLKF; encoded by the coding sequence GTGACGCCCCTCAAGCCGGGCTCGACGATCGGCATTCTCGGCGGCGGACAATTGGGCCGCATGCTCTCGATCGCGGCGGCGCAGCTTGGGTTTGACGTTTGCATCTTCACGGATGAACCAGACAGCCCAGCGTCGCGCGTGTCGGCGAAGACGATCCTTGGAAATTATCTGGATCACGCGGCGCTGGTGGATTTTGCGCGGCGCGTCAGCGTGGTGACGACCGAGTTCGAGAACGTGCCGGCGGAAACCGCGGAAGCGTTGACTACGGCGGGCGCGCGGGTGGCGCCCTCGCCGCGCGCTTTGGCGGTGGCGCAGGATCGGTTCGACGAGAAGAGCTTCTTCGCGGCGATGGGGATTGCGACGCCGGCGTTTGCGGCGGTGTCGTCGCAAGCTGAACTGGATGCGGCGTTGGCGCAGATTGGTGCGCCGGCGATCCTGAAGACGCGGCGGCTTGGTTATGACGGGCGCGGGCAGATCCGGATCAGGAGCGCCGCTGATGCGCCGGGTGCCTACGAAAAGCTTGGCGCGCCGGGCATTCTGGAAGGTTTCTGCGCGTTCGAGCGCGAAGTCTCGATCATCGCGGTGCGCGGGTGGGATGGCGCAGTGGCGTTCTACGATCTTTGTGAGAACGAGCACGCCGGCGGCATTCTTTCGCGCACAACGCTGCCCGCGCGAGTAAGTGACGCGGTGGTGAGCGCCGCACGCGATGCAGCCACCAAAGTGCTCGAGGCGTTCGATTATGTCGGCGTGCTGACGATTGAGTTTTTCGTCATGGCGGATGGATCGATGGTGGCTAACGAGATGGCGCCGCGGGTTCACAATTCCGGGCACTGGACCATCGAAGGCGCCCTCACCTCGCAGTTCGAGCAGCACGTGCGCGCGGTAGCGGGTTGGTCGCTTGGGCCGACGACGCGGGTGGCAGCGATTGAGATGCTGAATCTGATCGGCGATGACGCGAACGCGTGGGCGGCGCTCGCGGCCGATCCCGATGCTCGCGTCCACCTTTACGGCAAGCGCAACGCGCGTGCCGGCCGTAAGATGGGTCACGTCACCAAGCTAAAGTTCTAG
- the purE gene encoding 5-(carboxyamino)imidazole ribonucleotide mutase translates to MATPNPPVGLIMGSKSDWETLKLAAEALEALGVPYEAKVVSAHRTPQRLYDYATSAKARGLKVIIAGAGGAAHLPGMAASMTPLPVLGVPIKSRELKGMDSLLSIVQMPKGVPVGTLAIGDAGAVNAALLAAAILALSDEALAARLEAYRAAQTAAVGESPQ, encoded by the coding sequence ATGGCTACCCCCAACCCGCCGGTCGGCCTCATCATGGGCTCGAAATCCGACTGGGAGACGCTGAAGCTGGCGGCCGAGGCGCTCGAGGCGCTGGGCGTCCCCTACGAGGCCAAGGTGGTCTCAGCCCATCGCACCCCGCAACGGCTCTATGACTACGCCACTAGCGCCAAGGCGCGGGGGTTGAAGGTGATCATCGCCGGCGCGGGTGGCGCCGCGCACCTGCCGGGCATGGCGGCTTCGATGACGCCGCTGCCGGTGCTGGGGGTACCGATCAAGAGCCGCGAGCTGAAGGGTATGGATAGCCTCTTGTCGATCGTGCAGATGCCGAAGGGCGTGCCGGTTGGGACGCTGGCGATTGGCGATGCGGGCGCTGTGAACGCGGCGCTGTTGGCGGCGGCGATTTTGGCGCTGAGCGATGAGGCGTTGGCGGCGCGGCTGGAAGCATATCGCGCGGCGCAGACCGCGGCGGTGGGAGAGAGCCCGCAGTGA
- a CDS encoding GGDEF domain-containing protein, with the protein MAFGLGKLASETSQLLQELGLSRRDVSEAAIDVIERLTAERNEIAAKLALAEELADRDALAPTLNRRAFLRELHRTMSEVERYKTPAAVLYLDLDGFKAVNDAYGHAAGDAILRHVGLLLLDSVRESDVVGRLGGDEFGVILNRASADEARAKAQSLSDHINNSAILHAGVAHRIRASVGVHPIALAEDPETAIARADEAMYAEKHARRVETQAFAAF; encoded by the coding sequence ATGGCCTTCGGCCTAGGCAAACTCGCAAGCGAAACGAGCCAGCTCCTGCAAGAGCTTGGCCTGTCTCGCCGCGACGTTTCCGAGGCCGCCATCGACGTGATCGAGCGACTCACCGCGGAGCGAAACGAAATCGCCGCCAAGCTGGCGCTGGCCGAAGAGTTGGCCGATCGCGATGCGCTGGCACCCACGCTGAACCGCCGCGCCTTCCTGCGCGAACTCCACCGCACCATGTCCGAGGTCGAGCGCTACAAGACGCCGGCGGCGGTCCTCTATCTCGATCTCGACGGCTTCAAGGCCGTCAACGACGCCTACGGCCATGCCGCCGGCGACGCCATCCTCCGCCATGTCGGCCTGCTGCTCTTGGACAGTGTCCGCGAGTCCGACGTCGTCGGCCGTCTCGGCGGCGACGAGTTCGGCGTGATCCTCAACCGCGCCAGCGCCGACGAAGCCCGCGCCAAGGCGCAGTCGCTCAGCGACCACATCAACAACAGCGCGATTCTGCACGCGGGCGTCGCTCACCGCATCCGCGCCTCCGTCGGCGTCCACCCCATCGCCCTCGCCGAAGACCCCGAGACGGCAATCGCCCGCGCCGACGAAGCAATGTACGCGGAAAAACACGCACGGCGCGTCGAGACGCAGGCGTTCGCAGCGTTCTAG
- a CDS encoding DUF2182 domain-containing protein, whose protein sequence is MVEAPAIERLLKHDRAITLAGLAALCVLAWGYILVGAGLGKSAWEMTTLSLFPHLQAAASPDMSAIGMSGMDMGGMAMTTPWTPTVWALMAAMWWIMMIAMMTPSAAPTILLYARVHRHSLSGGQVQDRLAPTGAFAAGYLMIWLAFALVATALYWALEQAGLVSALFMGSQSRWLSGGVLIVAGIYQLSPLKNMCLSHCRAPAAFLSRHWRPHASGALRLGALHGAYCVGCCWMLMALLFVGGVMNLVWIAALAALVLVEKVLPIGKWVGRGAGAVLIAWGLATLLI, encoded by the coding sequence ATGGTTGAGGCGCCAGCAATCGAACGCCTGCTCAAACACGACCGCGCCATCACGCTGGCGGGCCTCGCGGCGCTGTGCGTACTGGCGTGGGGATACATTCTTGTTGGCGCCGGGCTCGGCAAGAGCGCGTGGGAGATGACGACGTTGTCGTTGTTCCCGCATTTGCAGGCCGCAGCGAGTCCGGACATGTCCGCCATAGGTATGTCCGGCATGGATATGGGTGGCATGGCGATGACAACGCCCTGGACGCCTACCGTCTGGGCGCTGATGGCGGCCATGTGGTGGATCATGATGATCGCAATGATGACGCCGAGTGCTGCGCCGACGATTCTGCTTTACGCACGCGTGCACCGCCACTCGCTGTCGGGAGGGCAGGTTCAGGACCGGCTTGCGCCGACCGGCGCCTTCGCGGCTGGCTACCTTATGATTTGGCTTGCGTTCGCGCTGGTCGCCACCGCCCTTTATTGGGCGCTGGAACAGGCCGGGTTGGTTTCGGCCCTGTTCATGGGCTCACAAAGCCGTTGGCTATCGGGCGGCGTTTTGATTGTCGCGGGGATTTACCAGCTCTCGCCGCTCAAGAACATGTGTCTGTCTCATTGCCGCGCGCCCGCTGCGTTCCTGTCACGTCATTGGCGACCGCACGCTTCAGGGGCGCTTCGACTTGGCGCGTTGCACGGCGCCTATTGCGTCGGCTGCTGCTGGATGCTGATGGCGTTGCTGTTCGTAGGCGGCGTAATGAATCTCGTCTGGATCGCCGCACTTGCAGCGCTAGTGCTAGTCGAAAAGGTGCTGCCAATTGGGAAGTGGGTCGGCCGCGGCGCTGGCGCCGTCCTGATCGCATGGGGACTCGCGACGCTTTTAATCTGA
- a CDS encoding DUF1326 domain-containing protein, with translation MTDWEIKGRELVNCTCEYGCPCQFNALPDKGHCHAVAGIQIDQGHHGDTNLDGLRIAAIFKWPGAIHEGNGEAIAFVDESANDKQREALLRIMTGQDTAPFATMFAVYASTVTKMSDPVFTKIDLDLDVDGRKGRIFVKDYIDTIGEPIRNKVSGAESRAQIVLPEGFEYTVAEIGSASSKTKGPVQVDIKDKYGQFARLHLNQNGVVRA, from the coding sequence ATGACGGACTGGGAAATCAAAGGCCGCGAGCTCGTCAATTGCACCTGCGAGTATGGCTGCCCGTGCCAATTCAACGCCCTGCCTGACAAGGGCCATTGCCACGCCGTGGCCGGGATCCAAATCGACCAGGGCCATCACGGCGACACCAACCTCGACGGCCTTCGCATCGCGGCCATCTTCAAGTGGCCAGGCGCCATCCACGAAGGCAATGGCGAAGCGATCGCCTTTGTGGATGAAAGCGCCAACGACAAACAGCGCGAGGCGCTGTTGCGGATCATGACCGGACAAGACACGGCCCCTTTCGCCACCATGTTTGCGGTTTACGCGTCGACCGTGACCAAGATGAGCGATCCTGTGTTCACGAAGATCGACCTCGACCTTGATGTCGACGGTCGCAAGGGCCGCATCTTCGTCAAAGACTATATCGACACCATCGGCGAGCCGATCCGCAATAAGGTCTCGGGAGCGGAATCGCGCGCCCAGATCGTGCTGCCGGAAGGCTTCGAATACACCGTTGCCGAGATCGGCAGCGCGTCGAGCAAAACCAAAGGGCCAGTTCAAGTCGACATCAAGGACAAGTACGGCCAATTCGCGCGCCTGCACCTCAATCAAAACGGCGTCGTGCGGGCGTAG
- a CDS encoding lipid A deacylase LpxR family protein, with translation MDRGQADAGHHRLKRWLAGAALIAAVTPGVAFAQNQDEADDKGVFSLTVENDSLSSGADRNYTSGIRLGYVSEAERVPDWLQGAGSFTRALSNSEPDFWGFAVGHSIFTPEDIEANPAPPDQHPYAGWLYMQISVGAEEDRSDGRAPRYLDTYELELGLTGPSAGGEEAQRGIHEWLGAPDPQGWDSQLHDEVAFAVSFDRRWRALRLFGDFLGGIEADLTPSAGVTLGTLRTEAHAGVAARIGQRIDSDYGPPRVRPSLAGVEHFSGGPLSWSIFAGVQGRAVGHNLFLDGNTFEDSASVERNPFVGDFQTGFTISLGDARLAYTYVWRTEEFETQPTRQDFGALALSFRL, from the coding sequence ATGGATCGAGGACAGGCTGACGCCGGACATCATCGCCTGAAGCGGTGGCTGGCTGGAGCAGCGTTGATCGCGGCGGTGACGCCGGGCGTCGCGTTTGCGCAAAACCAGGACGAGGCCGACGACAAGGGTGTGTTCTCGCTGACAGTGGAGAACGACTCTCTCTCGTCCGGCGCTGATCGCAATTACACGTCCGGCATTCGATTGGGCTACGTCTCGGAAGCCGAGCGCGTGCCGGATTGGCTGCAAGGCGCTGGCAGCTTTACGCGCGCGCTTTCCAACTCCGAGCCGGACTTCTGGGGCTTTGCGGTCGGCCATTCGATCTTCACGCCAGAGGACATCGAAGCGAACCCAGCGCCGCCCGATCAGCATCCGTATGCGGGCTGGCTCTACATGCAAATTTCGGTCGGCGCCGAGGAAGATCGTAGTGATGGCCGTGCGCCGCGCTATCTCGACACCTATGAGCTTGAGCTCGGTCTCACAGGCCCGTCGGCGGGAGGCGAAGAGGCGCAGCGCGGCATCCATGAGTGGCTCGGCGCGCCCGATCCGCAAGGCTGGGACAGCCAGCTCCATGACGAAGTCGCGTTCGCGGTGTCGTTCGATCGGCGCTGGCGCGCGTTGCGTTTGTTTGGCGACTTCCTTGGTGGGATCGAAGCGGATTTGACGCCGAGCGCGGGCGTTACGCTCGGCACTTTGCGTACTGAAGCCCATGCCGGCGTCGCGGCGCGGATTGGGCAGCGCATCGATAGCGATTACGGGCCGCCGCGTGTGCGGCCGTCGCTTGCGGGTGTGGAGCATTTCAGCGGCGGGCCGTTGTCGTGGAGCATCTTCGCGGGCGTGCAAGGGCGCGCCGTCGGGCACAATCTCTTCTTGGATGGCAACACGTTCGAGGACAGCGCCTCGGTGGAACGCAATCCGTTCGTGGGTGACTTCCAGACTGGCTTCACGATCAGCCTTGGCGATGCGCGCCTCGCTTACACCTATGTGTGGCGGACGGAAGAGTTCGAAACGCAGCCGACGCGGCAGGATTTCGGTGCGCTGGCGTTGAGCTTCCGGCTTTAG
- a CDS encoding YdcH family protein, with amino-acid sequence MDVDDPEAFDINDTPEKRVLKARLLELREEHRALDSAIEALQEKSSGDTLQVARLKRSKLVLRDQIQWIEDRLTPDIIA; translated from the coding sequence ATGGACGTCGACGACCCGGAAGCCTTTGATATCAATGACACGCCGGAAAAGCGTGTGCTGAAGGCCAGGCTTTTGGAACTTCGGGAGGAGCATCGCGCGCTCGACAGCGCGATCGAGGCACTGCAGGAAAAAAGCAGTGGGGACACGCTTCAGGTCGCGCGCCTGAAGCGGAGCAAGCTTGTTTTGAGGGACCAGATTCAATGGATCGAGGACAGGCTGACGCCGGACATCATCGCCTGA
- a CDS encoding YdcH family protein, with the protein MAIEQRLRELDARHRDLDVIIKNEAQHPSSDTVRLAAMKKQKLRLKEEIESIRQGLDHH; encoded by the coding sequence ATGGCCATCGAGCAGCGTTTACGCGAACTCGACGCCCGGCACCGGGATCTGGATGTGATCATCAAGAATGAGGCACAGCATCCGAGTTCAGACACAGTCCGTCTCGCCGCTATGAAGAAGCAGAAGCTCAGGCTCAAAGAAGAAATCGAGTCGATCCGACAGGGTTTGGATCACCACTAA
- the msrB gene encoding peptide-methionine (R)-S-oxide reductase MsrB, with protein sequence MKFAPILALALLAAGGAGYYAYAQTRQPALHTERSPNALERLRNWVMDRNGTERAFDNQYWDHHETGIYVEARTGEALFASTNKFDSGSGWPSFTTPIDPDNIILREDNALGMRRIEVRSRRGNAHLGHVFDDGPRNSGGQRFCINSCAIRFIPRARMEAEGYGRYLSIVDGTAQTASR encoded by the coding sequence ATGAAGTTCGCGCCCATCCTCGCTCTTGCGCTGCTCGCCGCCGGCGGCGCTGGTTACTACGCCTACGCGCAGACGCGGCAGCCAGCCCTGCACACCGAGCGTTCGCCGAACGCGCTCGAGCGACTGCGCAACTGGGTCATGGACCGGAACGGCACCGAGCGGGCGTTCGACAACCAATACTGGGATCACCACGAGACCGGCATCTACGTCGAAGCGCGCACGGGTGAGGCGCTATTTGCCTCCACCAACAAGTTCGACAGCGGCTCGGGCTGGCCGAGCTTCACCACGCCGATCGATCCCGACAACATCATCCTCCGCGAAGACAACGCGCTCGGCATGCGCCGCATCGAAGTGCGCTCACGGCGCGGCAACGCGCACCTAGGCCACGTGTTTGACGACGGCCCGCGCAATTCAGGCGGCCAGCGCTTCTGCATCAATTCGTGCGCCATCCGCTTCATCCCGCGCGCACGGATGGAGGCGGAAGGGTACGGACGCTATCTCTCGATCGTGGACGGGACAGCGCAAACCGCGTCGCGCTAG
- the msrA gene encoding peptide-methionine (S)-S-oxide reductase MsrA has protein sequence MRRTLIASLLFLIACSPTEPATAQPSPPPPTGAVQEAVFAGGCFWCMEHDMGAIPGVVEVMSGYTGGTNANPTYENHPGHYEAVRVRFDSSRISYRQLVDRYWRYTDPTDASGQFCDRGSSYRPAIFVTPAQRADAEASKAAVITSGRVNGRVITPVLDLGPFTEAEEYHRDYARRNAMQYQLYRTGCGRDARLREVWRR, from the coding sequence ATCCGCCGCACCCTTATCGCCAGCCTCTTGTTCCTGATCGCCTGTTCGCCCACCGAACCGGCCACCGCCCAGCCGTCCCCGCCGCCCCCCACCGGCGCGGTGCAAGAAGCCGTGTTCGCCGGCGGCTGTTTTTGGTGCATGGAGCACGACATGGGCGCGATCCCCGGCGTGGTCGAAGTCATGAGCGGCTACACCGGCGGCACGAACGCCAACCCGACTTACGAAAACCACCCGGGCCACTACGAAGCCGTGCGCGTGCGCTTCGATAGCTCGCGCATCAGCTACCGCCAGCTGGTCGATCGCTATTGGCGCTACACCGATCCCACTGACGCCAGCGGCCAATTTTGCGACCGCGGCTCAAGCTATCGCCCGGCCATCTTCGTCACGCCCGCACAACGCGCCGATGCCGAGGCCAGCAAGGCGGCCGTGATCACCAGCGGCCGCGTCAACGGCCGCGTCATTACGCCGGTGCTGGATTTGGGTCCGTTCACCGAAGCCGAAGAATACCACCGCGACTACGCGCGCCGGAACGCCATGCAGTATCAGCTCTATCGCACCGGCTGCGGCCGCGACGCGCGGCTGCGGGAAGTGTGGCGGCGCTGA
- a CDS encoding cell cycle transcriptional regulator TrcR — MSQNVLMPKATAVWLIENTSLAFNQVAEFCGLHPLEVQGIANEDVAKGIRGVDPIAGGFLSREEIAKGEADETYKLNVVEQKRIDLPQMKKRGARYTPIARRQDRPDAINWFLKNHPEVPDSKIVKLIGTTKSTIDQVRNRTHWNSSQIKPVDPVTIGLCTQIELDAVVADAAAAKARSDARAAKAEAKTLKTAQETVPAETYVQPASDEG; from the coding sequence ATGTCTCAAAACGTGTTGATGCCGAAGGCGACCGCCGTTTGGCTGATCGAAAACACGTCGCTCGCCTTCAATCAGGTCGCCGAATTCTGCGGGCTGCATCCGCTCGAAGTGCAAGGCATCGCCAACGAGGACGTGGCCAAGGGCATTCGCGGCGTCGACCCGATCGCCGGTGGTTTTCTGTCTCGCGAAGAGATCGCCAAGGGCGAGGCGGACGAGACCTACAAGCTCAACGTGGTTGAACAAAAGCGCATCGACCTGCCGCAGATGAAGAAGCGCGGCGCCCGCTACACGCCGATCGCGCGCCGCCAGGATCGCCCGGACGCGATCAACTGGTTCCTGAAGAACCACCCGGAAGTGCCGGATTCCAAGATCGTGAAGCTGATCGGCACGACCAAGTCGACCATCGATCAGGTGCGCAATCGCACGCACTGGAACTCGAGCCAGATCAAGCCAGTCGATCCGGTGACAATCGGCCTGTGCACGCAGATCGAGCTCGACGCGGTCGTCGCTGACGCCGCTGCCGCAAAGGCGCGGTCCGATGCGCGCGCGGCGAAGGCGGAGGCGAAGACGCTGAAGACGGCGCAGGAAACGGTGCCGGCCGAAACTTATGTGCAGCCGGCTAGCGACGAGGGCTGA
- a CDS encoding VOC family protein — translation MITGAHIMLFSKDADADRAFVRDALGIDHVDAGGGWLIFKLPPSELAFHPGDENGGTEFYLMCDDVEAEIARLTAMGRTCEPIREERWGRLTRITLPGGGKLSMYQPKHATAHG, via the coding sequence ATGATCACAGGCGCACACATTATGCTGTTCTCGAAAGACGCCGACGCAGACCGCGCTTTCGTTCGCGATGCGCTGGGCATCGATCATGTCGATGCTGGCGGCGGATGGTTGATCTTCAAATTGCCGCCGAGCGAGTTGGCGTTTCATCCGGGCGATGAGAACGGCGGCACGGAATTCTACCTGATGTGCGACGATGTCGAGGCCGAGATCGCGCGGCTGACGGCGATGGGGCGTACGTGCGAGCCGATCCGCGAAGAGAGATGGGGCCGTCTGACCCGGATCACGCTTCCGGGCGGCGGCAAGCTATCGATGTATCAGCCCAAGCACGCGACGGCACACGGCTAG
- a CDS encoding NAD(P)H-quinone oxidoreductase produces MRKIIHGADTPLTLAVVDRPRPGRGEVLIRVAAAGVNRPDLTQRAGFYPPPSGAPETLGLEVSGVIENVGPGVTRWHEGDEVCALLAGGGYATYAVAHEGSVLPVPKGLSLVEAAALPETVFTVWANVFETAALKPKEALLVHGGASGIGTTAIQMAKAHGARVFATAGDEAKVKLCEKLGAERGINYRTEDFENVVDGLGGADVVLDMIGGPYVQKNLNVLNAHGRCVIIAFQQGAHAEVNLMRLMLKRLTLTGATLRSRSNEEKARIASEVERVVWPWIEAGKVKPVIDSTFPLAEAEGAHARLQSGAHAGKVILTTGA; encoded by the coding sequence ATGCGCAAAATCATCCATGGCGCCGATACGCCGCTGACGCTCGCCGTTGTGGATCGCCCCAGGCCGGGACGCGGCGAGGTGCTGATCCGCGTCGCGGCCGCCGGGGTTAATCGCCCGGACCTGACGCAGCGTGCTGGCTTCTATCCGCCGCCGTCGGGCGCGCCGGAGACGTTGGGGCTCGAAGTATCCGGCGTGATCGAGAACGTCGGCCCGGGTGTGACGCGCTGGCACGAGGGCGATGAGGTGTGCGCGTTGCTCGCGGGCGGCGGCTACGCCACCTACGCCGTCGCGCATGAAGGCTCGGTGCTGCCCGTGCCGAAGGGCTTGTCGCTGGTGGAAGCTGCGGCGTTGCCGGAAACTGTGTTCACCGTGTGGGCCAACGTGTTCGAGACGGCGGCGCTTAAGCCGAAGGAAGCTCTGCTGGTGCACGGCGGCGCATCCGGCATTGGCACGACGGCGATCCAGATGGCGAAGGCGCACGGGGCGCGCGTGTTCGCGACAGCCGGCGACGAGGCCAAGGTGAAGCTCTGCGAGAAACTCGGGGCCGAGCGCGGGATTAATTACCGGACCGAGGATTTCGAGAACGTCGTCGATGGCCTGGGCGGCGCCGACGTTGTGCTTGACATGATCGGCGGGCCTTACGTGCAGAAGAATCTGAACGTGCTGAACGCGCACGGGCGCTGCGTGATCATCGCGTTCCAGCAGGGCGCGCATGCCGAGGTGAACTTGATGCGGCTGATGCTGAAACGGCTGACTCTGACAGGCGCGACGCTGCGCTCGCGCTCGAACGAAGAGAAGGCGCGGATCGCAAGCGAGGTGGAGCGCGTGGTGTGGCCGTGGATCGAGGCGGGCAAGGTGAAACCTGTGATCGATAGCACGTTCCCGCTGGCTGAAGCGGAAGGCGCGCATGCACGGCTGCAAAGCGGTGCGCATGCGGGGAAAGTTATCCTCACCACGGGAGCATGA
- a CDS encoding DUF1192 family protein, with translation MIDDDPFAPPVKKAVPLEQQLENASIDELEFRIERLKTEIAACEEAIKAKRAQRAAADSVFGGGRS, from the coding sequence ATGATCGACGACGATCCCTTTGCTCCGCCGGTAAAAAAAGCTGTACCGCTGGAACAGCAGCTTGAGAACGCGTCCATCGACGAACTGGAGTTCCGTATCGAACGCCTCAAGACCGAGATCGCCGCTTGCGAAGAGGCGATCAAAGCCAAGCGCGCCCAGCGCGCCGCCGCAGATTCCGTGTTTGGCGGCGGCCGGTCTTAA